A window of Rhododendron vialii isolate Sample 1 chromosome 11a, ASM3025357v1 genomic DNA:
CTGATGGAGCACTTGTGGTACCTAACCCCCTCCCTCTCAACTCACACTTCGCCCTTACGGCTTACACTACACCATCATGTGTACGACTACCCGCCATCACGGCTAATAACTATGAGATTAAGCCTGGTACTCTCCAAATGCTCCCTAAGTTTCAAGGGCAATCTCAAGAGGATCCATATCAACACATCACTGAATTTGAAGCCCTCAGTTCCACgcttttaattcataattttccgatggatgcattgagattgattttgtttcaattcacttTAATAGGGAACGCCAAACATTGGCTTAGTACTTTGCCAACTAATTCTATAACATCTTGGGCGCAAATGAGTGCGGCATTCCTTAAGAAATTCTTTCCCATAGGAAAAACACTCAGACTTCGGCAGGAGATTACCACTTTCCAACAAGTTGAGAATGAACAGTTCTATGAGGCTTGGGAGAGATATGGGAATCTCATTCGGGAGTGTCCGCACCATGACATACCTAAGTGGCAATTAGTACAGAGTTTTTATTCCGGGCTGCATCCGCAGTATCGTGTGATGGTTGATGCCTCATGTGGAGGCTCTGTGATGGTTAAGAATGAAGAGGATGCCTGGCAGTTGTTTGAAACTATGAGCGAAGGGTCCTtgcaaaatgtttcttttgagaGGAGAGGTAAGTCAGTCACCACTGGCTCTGATAAGCCACGAGGTATGTATGAGATCAAACCATCTCATGACCTCAATTCCAAAGTCGAACTACTGACTGAAAAGGTTGAAAAACTTCTTTGTATGGGACCGGCCACCTCACAGCCTCCACCTTATCAGGAGGCATGTTCTTTATGTGCTAGTCCGGCCCATTATATTGTTGACTGTCCTGCAGCACCACAATTCCCTTTGTTTGTGCAAGAACAGGTTAATGCTGCACAAGGGTATGCCAATGCGCAGGGTTTCTCCAAACCGGGTAATGATCCTTTTTCCACTTCTTATAACCAGGGATGGAGCAAACATCCCAATTTCTCATGGAAGACGGAACACCAGGGTAATAGTTTCGCCCAGCAGCCTAGGCCATTCAACACGCAGTTTAACCCTGCGGCCTATCTCTCACAGAATCAGCAGCAAGCACATCCCCAATCCTCGCGGGATCCATCCTTTCAGGAAAAGGTGCTACAAGCACTTGATAGACTAAATGACACCCAACAGCAGGTGCGCACCAACACACAGTCCATCGCAAGGTTAGAGACCCAAGTGGGTCAAATAGCCAATGCATTCAATCGTAGAGAAGAAGGTAGGTTGCCCAGTCAGCCTGTCCAACCCCATGGAGGACAGTTTGTGGTTCATGACACGCCTCATGCTGATGCTAAGGTAATTATGACTTTGCGCAATAAGAGAGAGGTCGAAACCCGGCCAGAGAAAGTGAAGCCGAAGGAGCATTTGGCTCCCTCCGACCCCGATGACTTTGGGAAGGAGAGTTCACAGAGTAAAGAGGGAACCCCTCCAGTCACACCTGCACCACCCACTCCCATGTCAAAGGGCTCTAAGGTACCACCCTATGTGCCTAAAGCCCCGTTCCCATCATGTTTGAATGCACCATCTCCCTTTCCTAAGAGGGGAGCATCTATGGAGGATATCCTTGAGGTTTTTAAGCAAGTCAAAGTAAACATTCCTCTCTTAGATGCGATCAAACAAGTCCCCACTTATGCTAAGTTTTTGAAGGACCTCTATACTCAAAAGAGGAAATGTAAAACCAATGTATCGAAAAAGGTCCTTCTCACCGAGCAAGTGAGCTCAGTGTTCCAATCAATTGCTCCCCCTAAGTTACAAGATCCAGGCACCCCTACTATTTCCATAGGAATAGGGAACCATGTCATTGAGCGAGCATTGCTAGACTTAGGGGCTAGTGTCAATTTGATACCTTACTCGGTGTATGAACAATTGGGGCTTGGGGAGTTGAAGCCCACGTCAGTTACCTTACAATTAGCTGATAGATCCATTAAGGTGCCACGTGGAGTAGTTGAGGACGTTCTTGTTAAGGTTAATGATTTTTACTTTCCGGCTGATTTTATAGTCCTTGACACAGAACCAGTGCAAACCCTTAAACAAACTCCAGTTATTCTTGGTCGTCCCTTCTTGGCGACGGCCAATGCTAATATTCATGTGAGGAGTGGGGAAATGGAGGTGACCTTTGGAAACATGACCCTTAAGCTTAATGTTTACAAAGCTGCAAGACCTTCTCCAGTGGAGGAAGACTGCTTCGCAGTCGATGTCTTAGAGGACTTAATGGAGGAGGTGTTGCCTTCTATTTTGACCGATGACCCATTGACCGTTTGTTTGGCTCATTTTGACTTTGAGAATTTTGATATTGATCAGTCTATTGAGGAGGTTAACACTTTACTTGGTTCCACACACCTAATGGTCCCCTCTCATTTGGCATAGCATCATGTCTTAGAAGAGGTCCAGGTCCCCGGAGTCTCATAGGCTTGTGAGTTCATCTTTTGTTTGTACAATTCTGCATCTAGCTTATTGACTGTAATATTATATTTTCAAGGTTAGGAAATGGTTCGTCCACGTCGTAATACTAGGTCGACAAATGAGGGTCCAGCAGTTCGTGGCAGAGGTCGGGCCACTCCTACAGTTCACGGACGTGGTCAGGCCACTCCTTTAGCACGTGGTCGTGGCCGCGCCAACCCAATAGGTCGTGGCCGAGGTAGTGCTGAGGCTGAAATTTTTGATGATGCAGTTGAAACAGAAAATGATGCTAATCTAACAGACCCCGCTACGAATCCAACTAATCCAATTACAGAAGTTATTGCAAATTCTGGTGCACCCACAGGTTCTGTTGACCCGGTAGCTGCTGTTCAGGCCTTTCAGACTTTTATGGGATTATTTGCTGGGCATCAGGCCCAAGTAGCACCAGCAACTGCATCAAGGTCTCTAACATTGGATAAAGGCAATACTTTTGATAGATTTCTGAAGACTAATCCACTGTCTTTTATGGGAACTGATAAGCCATCGGATGCTGAGGCCTGGCTGTTGCAAATGGAAAAGATCTTTGATGTGTTAGGTTGTTCTGAGGTCCAAAAGGTGTCTTTTGCTGCGTATAAGCTGCAGGGAGGAGCTGAGCATTGGTGGCGGTCAGCAAAGCAACATTACAAAGATAAGCAGAATGAATTAGTATGGAGCAATTTCAAAAAGGATTTTGAGGAGAAGTACATCCCACCAGCAGTTAAAGACCAAATGCGGACTGAGTTTTTAGCTTTAAGGCAGGGAAATATGTCGGTGGCGGAGTATCAGCAAAAGTTTGATGCATTGTCAAGGTATGCAGGAGTTTTGGTGGAAAAAGAAACAGATAAGGTGTGGCATTTTCAAAGGGGGCTTCGATTCGATATTCATGGGAGAGTTTCTTTACTTGACATTAAGACACTACCTAAACTTGTGACTAAAGCATTGACAGCAGAGAATGATTTGAAAGAGGAGAAGATGAGTGAGGAGTGTCAGTTTAAAGGATCTAGAGAATGGTGGCAATTAGGACAGAGCAGTGAGGGTAGTAACTCTAACAAGAGGACTTGTACGCCAGCGCAGTCAAAGGGTGATAGGAGTGAGCGGATTGAGTGGTTATGCAATCGTTGTGGGAAATCTCATTATGGTTATAGTTGTGATGGCTCGCCTAAGTTATGTTACAATTGTGGACAACCTGGACATGTAGCTGCTCGTTGTAAGAGAAAAGAAGATGGAGGAAATGATATTGATGCGTCTAAGGGGCAAGGTGCAATTTGTTTTATCGTATTACTAGAAATATCATGGTTTAATTTATTAGTCGGTCACGTTAAATATTTGTGGTTTAGCTGCTTTTCtgaatttcgaggacgaaattctTTTTAAGGGGGGAATGATGTGACGTCCCACTTTttcagtaaaaaataataataataatatttttgacgcaaataattaaatcttttatttttcttttcaaactttttttgctaaaaaaaaaatatgatgggCTGCTTATTTTTGGTATCAGTTACACGTATCGCTTAAAatgctaagtttggttaaacTCGGAATGGGTCCCCGCAAGTGATTAGTTAACGTAAAGAATAATATTGGGTTGATTGTGTAATTAGACAAGATAAGTTTTAAGTTTGAATGTGGGCAGTTTATTAGGATGAGGAAACATATTGAGAACTAGGGTATATTATTTCTACGTTAATAGAGAGACCTAGGGCTTGGAGAGAAGTGtgcggcagagagagagagagagagggagagagtgtgtgaTCGGGGGGCTGATCAGGAGGAACAAGAGAAGTTGGGTTAGTGCTTTCCCTGTCTTTTTACTTCCTTCTTCGTAATATATGCTGTCAATACAAAATCTACTAGTATATATAGCATCTGTACATGTGTTGGCTGTGTGTGCCGTGGGTTTAATGGTTAGCTGTGGTGGCGTGATAGGTTCTGTTCATGGCTGGGTGCATGTATGTATATTATATTAGTAACCAGCACATATGCATATAGCTATAGTTATTGTAGTAGTAATTAAATGATAACTAATCTAGTAGTTCTTCATTTCATTGATTTCCgtatatgtgcacttttgtttTTCAGACTAGAAGAGTATCCAAGCATTTCACTTTTGTGATCTAACTTTTCGAttgaggtgagtggttaagcatgtgatcccttctttTGGAATCCTCTTGAACCTATCGATTCTTTACAGTTCGTTATTGGTTGTGATTCGATGATAATTATTCCTATTcgttgctctcataattattggcaattgacgtaccctttggcatacaaggttcattgataaaaattaataggattgttggattgcccatatttttcttgttgctccataatattattgtgactctgcaacggcacagagaataatcctggtgcaggtgcctccggctcgccgttgttctatttgtgttAGGGACCATAGATTGtgttgatatttattaaagtccaaggaaaagacccgtgagatatcgtggtgactttggccactagggaaaagacttgtgaaataccctgtgactctagtgctcaacggatagggaaaagacttgtgaaataccctgtgaccctattccggatcggcttagggaaaaggtcccaggcgccatcctgtggtgactctaagtacggtgttggatccaacgggcgaagccctgagaaaatatttggcatttggtactTGGTAATTGGTGATTATGGTTTCCACTTTGGTTTAAACTCCCGTTTATCGTCGTTCATCGTTCGGATATTATTGGACtcattgtttggtataattattgTGGTGAATTGATTATTGTTCATATTATTCATTAATCTGTATTCGTCTTGTGGATACTATTTGTTGAGCCATTGACTTCGTTAGTTTGTTGGTATTATTCGTTGAACCTTCGACTCTCCTTAATTTGACACCATTTCTTTGGAACTCTCATTATCGTTCGTTCAAAAgtatgccactttgtattatcacccttagcatgcttaactactcactgagctcgtcagctgacggatttattccacattatttttcaggttagttcatggagcattaTAGTAGACTCAGCGGCGTTTTCGGGACCTTGTGTTTGGACCTCTAGgacgtttgcatttttatttcttttctattgtcaaaAAGCTTCCGCATTTTTAttagcttccgcacttttatttattggcaGTTTATTGTAGAATTTGGAGTTGGAGAATATGAGATgttttaagaaaaatacaagTTTTGAGTTTGCACATTttgctttaataaaatattcaGTCTTTCTCTTATTAGTTCGaattgtaaaaatatttttaattaggcttcgtgtTCCATAATTGCTTCAAGGTTCACGGCCGGTCATGTTCCCAGATTTTGAACCGCCCATTCCTTTCGTAGGGTCCCCATTAGAGCTTGGGTTACAGTCTGTGCCACCTAAATCTATGGCTCTATGTGTTAATTTGGTGGCGGCTATCACAATAGATTATGGACATATGGAGTGTATTCAAAGTTGGGGGGTAGGTGGTTCTTGCACAAATATTCAtggaaagaaagagggagagatggaGCGTAATGTGTCTTCTCCGATCTTAATTTTTAGGGGGAGTTTCAAAACTTTGCCATTTAAGCACATTTTTCCTTGGTATGATGATTTTATTTGTATGGTGACTAGAGGGACAATTTTAACTCGATTATGTGATCaactatttttcatttttgtagaCGGGTCGGATAATATCTTTTGGAATGATCCATCTCGATTAAATTTTAAGAGGAGAATAAAACTGTTTTTAGACTGTTGAGTGTGAGGTAGATCGTGACAAGTCTAGGAGACTTTAAATCCTTGGAGGATGAGATACCTTTAGTGTTTGCCGTGCTCGAACGGCTTCCAACGGTCTGGTATAACCAccttgtcaaagctatgtatgtagtacttaggaggttgggtttGGCGGCAGGCGCGTAGTTAGCAACGAGAAATCTATCTGAACCATCCGACTTTAGTGTCCAGCTTGGCGGAGATTGCTTCATAAGCCGAGTGGTGGATAAGGAATCTGGCaaccccagagggagtgacagcctattagatgatggcactacttctcaagatatcgttgaatcctacgcatattgctcttccaacaagtaaggaaccacagtctttggcaagggagaaaagtagtacccgtgtctttcgcgtgaagaaagttggtggatttatttatttatttaattttattttcccctTAATTTTTGTGGTGTCGTTAATATTTCTTgtgttttctttagtttttgtCATTATCTTTTTGTTGTCTTGTTTTGTGGAGAATAACGCTTTGCAGGTTGCattgtttaagttggggggagttCCACTTTCTCCCACATCTTTTTAGTTTGCGTGTCTCCATGCCTGAGGTgatattttttcctctctttttcgcTCGTCTTACCTTTTCGTgtgcttttatttttatttttatttttattttaatgagGACATTAAACAgttttaagttggggggagtgAACCGTTTGGTACTTGTTTATGTTTAgagtctttaaaaaaaattgaaaattttgaaaagttcaaaaatagtCGGATCTTTCTTGCATAGAACTTGGAATTTGCGAGatacttgttggttgcttgaGTTGAGGCATGTTGGCATTGTTTGGGTATTTTGTGGACTGTTAGTTCTCTATGCTATCTTGTTAATGCATGTAGCTATGGCATTTGCATCTCTGCACTTCACGTCTATTTGGACTTAGTTTGCTTGTGAGTGTCGTTTGAATGTTcttgatggctagattagtggagacttatgccgtAGTGAGCTTTTGAGCCTTATCTTTTATTGGAGCGGTATCACGTAACTTCTTAGTTTGTCAACGGAAAAAAATGTACTTGTTGAtggtctcattattcttgattgctGAGCgttggaacttgaatgcatGATAATATctcttggttttggtttgccacatggatgttacacccctGGGAGAGGATTTTAGGCATTTTCTTGATGCTTGGGCTGGTTCGTTCCTATgttttcacatttatcccttgcaagccactttgagccttttgtacttagccttttcttggttagctccaccttTCATATTatgtttggagaaaggcaaaaATATGAAGGtgaaatttttgggtagatTGTGAAATTTTGTGGTTGAATTGGTggtgtcccaaaaaaaaaagtaaaaagagaaaaagaagaaaacaaaagaagaaaggggCACCAATATATTTGAAAAGAAGGAATCGTGGTTTATGGTTGAAAATGTTGAAAGGTTAGAAGGAGAGATAAGGTGGAATTGATTTAATATTAAAGGACACATATTGCATACTCGCTCTGTTGTTGTCTTGAAATACTTGCCTTttctcggacacttgaattTCATTTATCCTAGCCATGAAACATGACCATTTACTTGATGCTACAATCGTAaatgaagtcctatttgattcTAGGGGTGATGCAaagtggattgatggatgtgaGAGTGAGTTCAAACGCTTAGTGTTCTGTTCATGAGACCATGTGTCCACTATataaagcgttcttttcgtgtcatagtgtgcgaaGTGTTTTGCTTTCAATTACATAACTTCCAAACTGCATACTTGAGAGTTCataatgcaccttgtttcgagcgatttatttgtgagtgcatgacacaaTGAGAATTGAAGTTGAAGCTCGGCCCGGAGAGAACTTTGAGTGGCATTTCATCGGTGACTAAGTCCAGGTGTTCACACACGCTAAATTAGGTGCCATGGTTTATATGCATGTCTTGATAGCATTTTGAATTGGTGTTGCCTAACATACTTGTGCAATGACTTTGTGCCTTGGCTTGAGAGACTGATTAGTTACTTGCAGGTTGTGAGTTCCGTGTAAAGGGATTCAtagtgttttgtgggtgatcactgctgaaaaccctcacgagacttcactcgtcctaccggggccacccgggggtttaaaagaactatccattttatttgttttctttagttgcattttattttctttgctcgaggactagcaaagtgtaagttggggggtgtgataggtgctgaaaagcacccatttactCCCTCTAATTTACGCATTGTTTATCCGTTTACCTTATTACTTGATTCGTTTTAGTGTTTTATGGTATTTGCAGGCCTCAAAGATTGATGGGTGCGAAAACGTGCAAATTGGGTTGAGTAGTAAGAAGACTAAAAGAAGCTTGGGGTCATAGTGCAAATTGTCTAAAAGTTGcatgattaatttattattactCAGAGTCCAAAGGGGCTTCATGTAATTCATGGCTTAAAAGTTAATAAAACCCTACACTATAAAGTATACAGGATGCTACTGATCGGGGGGGATATTTATTCCTCTGACGTAATCAGGCGAAATTTACTTTTTGACGATCAGGCGTGAAGAATTCTTGCACGGGGGCAGCGGCACTTCTTGAACACAGGGTTCTCGATCGGATCAGTGGATTTTCTAGCATTCCGATCATGATTTCATCAATCCATACATCTACGGTTCCCAttcccatggccggctaaaccccttgtctagggagaagatgaaacttcgcgcCAAGTAACCTCTTTTATGCATgggttttggtttatttttcggatcgattgtaaaaCTCATAATCCttttcgtttcaattgaatgaattgattttaattcgttctatcgattgagtatttgtattctagatttcaaatacctagttttgcaatggttttcacttattgaggttggagttctgagatagattatgctcgtaagacggatcgtgccgttaggtGGCCGAACCGTGCTACtgagagacggtccgtgctatgggatagtctatgccttttaataacccaattattttcttgacgattattgTTAGGATTTGCAAGTCCTAGCGATAATTccttttgattcgaataaataaacTTAACCTATGCATTTTGTTGTTACGCGGTTGGGGTGGATTCtaaaccctagatattttcctccatcgtttctaaatcttttaattaaattgctctttagtttaattagctcttcaaaacaattcaaccaatcaatctttacttttccgaattaatctagaagttgatcgaattatagtaacttagccAATTTGTCCCTGCGGATCGAcactcggtcttgaccactattctacggagtagtagttaactccaagcttttataaatttatttttgacacggaacgacgcggtcaacctcccaatttttttttttcttgaactaaACAACACAACTTACATATTAACCTAGACCTCCTTTCAGTTTGAATCACTTGGGCCATGGAAACAATTAGCTGGTGATCCCACTCACAGGGCTTTCGAAAGGCAATGATTTAGATGTTATCTCGAGCAGCAACATTGGAACTCGACAAAGGTCCAAAGGGAGGAAAGGAAAGAAGGAGACGGCCATTGGGGCTGGCCAAAATCTACTCATCCGAATCCCTGTGGAGgcaagaagaaggaaaaaggagTGGTAGGTTGTGCTGCAGCTGCTGCTGTGGCCCTCGCAGATCTTCTTCTGATGTAATCGCCAATAGAAATTAGAATTCTATTGAATGAAGCTCAAGTGGTCAACAAAATCATGGGCATCGGATACAATAATGTGATGAGGAACAACTTGTTCTAAGCAAAATCACATTAATGGAAGATGGAGATGAGGCAAGAGTAATTGCTCATACGGCCTAATCATTTCGAAAACTGTACATCCAAGGAAGGGGTGATGAGTTTGGTGAAACAATGAAGTGCCCAGGGCCgactcataagttttggaggccggaagcgaacctcttgaatgaggcaATCCtgtatttttcatataaaagtggtctacaaagagtcatataaagaaataaaaaaaaccaatacaaaagatttaccatacCTCAAAAGATAGTTCCTGCCGACCCTTAtgtattcttctttttcattttttatcttctatatattcttctttttcatttttgatctTCTTTATTGATTGGCTATATATTCCCAGCTAGTTTCTGCCGACCCttatgttattttcatttttcatttttaacgcATTAGTGTTTCTAATGAATAATTCCACAATTTGGGTCTATTTTGTAGctcttaaatttcaattaggcctattttgtgtaaaggaggctagtgtaaattttttttggaccatatatacatacatatatataggaatcctaaaaatttgagggtcctcgtttttaatttttttcgggggCCAAAAGCGCCCGCTTCCCTCGCTttggctataagccggctctAGAAGTGCGCTTCTTGGAATATCAAGGGTCTGGTTAAATATGACAAGGGAGGAAAATTGATGGATTTGGTTAAAGAAAGGGAGGGTGGAGATGTTATTTATTCAAGAATCAAGCAAAGACCAGCTAGCTGATGTCTGCTTCTTCACAAATTTGGCTCAAACTCTCTGTTTTTCTAAGGTATCCAAAACCAGCTGATG
This region includes:
- the LOC131307014 gene encoding uncharacterized protein LOC131307014, whose product is MADDADGALVVPNPLPLNSHFALTAYTTPSCVRLPAITANNYEIKPGNAKHWLSTLPTNSITSWAQMSAAFLKKFFPIGKTLRLRQEITTFQQVENEQFYEAWERYGNLIRECPHHDIPKWQLVQSFYSGLHPQYRVMVDASCGGSVMVKNEEDAWQLFETMSEGSLQNVSFERRGKSVTTGSDKPRGMYEIKPSHDLNSKVELLTEKVEKLLCMGPATSQPPPYQEACSLCASPAHYIVDCPAAPQFPLFVQEQVNAAQGYANAQGFSKPGNDPFSTSYNQGWSKHPNFSWKTEHQGNSFAQQPRPFNTQFNPAAYLSQNQQQAHPQSSRDPSFQEKVLQALDRLNDTQQQVRTNTQSIARLETQVGQIANAFNRREEGRLPSQPVQPHGGQFVVHDTPHADAKVIMTLRNKREVETRPEKVKPKEHLAPSDPDDFGKESSQSKEGTPPVTPAPPTPMSKGSKVPPYVPKAPFPSCLNAPSPFPKRGASMEDILEVFKQVKVNIPLLDAIKQVPTYAKFLKDLYTQKRKCKTNVSKKVLLTEQVSSVFQSIAPPKLQDPGTPTISIGIGNHVIERALLDLGASVNLIPYSVYEQLGLGELKPTSVTLQLADRSIKVPRGVVEDVLVKVNDFYFPADFIVLDTEPVQTLKQTPVILGRPFLATANANIHVRSGEMEVTFGNMTLKLNVYKAARPSPVEEDCFAVDVLEDLMEEVLPSILTDDPLTVCLAHFDFENFDIDQSIEEVNTLLGSTHLMVPSHLA